CGAGCGAGGACGAGCTCAAGAAGATGGACGCCGAGATCCGCGCTATCGTCACGGAAGCCGCCGAATTCGCGCAGTCCGACCCCGAGCCCGATCCTTCCGAACTGTGGACGGACATTTATGTGAATGCGTGATCATGGGCGGACTCATCCATGTGGTGATGTTCGTGGGCGCGCTCACCGCTTACATCGCCTGGTCCATTGCGGGTCTCAGCGCTTTGTCGGTCGCGCGCCTTGCACCCAGGGGCGAGAAGCTCAGCTCGTATTTCGAGCTCGGCCGCTGGCGGTTCGCCACGCTCGAAACGCGTCTGGGCGCCGCCGTGACTCCCCATCTCGTCCGCTATCGACGTGCCTTTCTGGTGTTCCTCGCCGCCATTTGCGCCATGATCGTATTGGCGCTTTCGACCCTTTTCCTCAAGCCAGCCTGATCTGAGCTTTTCTGGAGACGTGATCCATGCCGAATATCCTCATGCCAGCGCTTTCTCCCACCATGGAGGAAGGTAAGCTCGCCAAATGGCTCAAAAAGGTAGGTGACAGCGTCAAATCCGGCGACGTCATCGCTGAGATCGAAACCGACAAGGCGACGATGGAAGTCGAAGCCGTCGACGAGGGCAAGCTCACCGAGATCCTGGTGCCGGAAGGCACCGAGAATGTGAAGGTCAATACGCCGATCGCCGTGATCCTGGGCGAGGGCGAGGCGGCTCCAGCACCCGTGGCGAAGCCAGCCGAAGCCGCGCCTGCCGAGAAGCCGGCCGCGGCCCCCAAGGCGGAAGCCAGGAGCGAGGCGCCGGCCGCTCCCGCTATTGCCTCTTCATCGCTTCGCGATCCGGAAGTGCCGGAAGGCACCGAGATGGTCCAGATGACGGTGCGCGAGGCGCTGCGTCTGGCGATGTCGGATGAGATGCGCCGCGACAAGGACGTCTTCCTCATGGGCGAGGAGGTCGGCCAGTATCAGGGCGCCTACAAGATCAGCCAGGGCATGCTCGACGAATTCGGACCCGAGCGCGTCATCGACACGCCGATCACCGAGCACGGCTTCACCGGCATCGCGGTGGGCGCCGGCTTTGCCGGGCTCAAGCCGATCGTCGAATTCATGACCTTCAACTTCGCCATGCAGGCGATGGACCATATCATCAACTCCGCCGCCAAGACGCTGTACATGGCGGGCGGCCAGATGGGCTGCTCGATCGTGTTCCGCGGTCCCAATGGTGCGGCGGCCCGCGTCGCCGCCCAGCACAGCCAGGACTATGCCGCCTGGTATTCGAGCGTGCCGGGCCTCAAGGTGGTGATGCCCTATACGGCGGCGGACGCGCTCGGCCTGATGAAATCCGCCATCCGCGATCCGAACCCGGTCATCTTCCTCGAAAACGAGATCCTTTATGGCAAGAGCTTCGAGGTGCCGAAGGTCGAGGACTGGATCGTGCCGATCGGCAAGGCGAAAGTCGCCCGTCCGGGCAAGCATGTGACGATCGTCTCCTTCGGCATCGGCATGACATACGCCCTGGGCGCTGCCGACAAGCTCGCCGCCGACGGCATCGAAGCCGAAGTGATCGATCTTCGGACCATCCGGCCGATGGATATCGCAACCGTCGTCGAGAGCGTGAAGAAGACCAATCGTTGCGTCACCGTCGAGGAGGCCTGGCCGCAATGTTCGGTCGGCTCCGAGATCGCCGCGCAATTGATGACGCATGCTTTCGATTATCTCGACGCGCCGGTGGCGCGGGTGAACGGCAAGGACGTGCCGATGCCCTATGCCGCCAATCTGGAAAAGCTCGCGCTGCCCAATGTGGACGACGTCGTCCAGGCCGCGAAATCGGTGCTGTACGTCTAGGTCGAGGCTCGCAATGTTCGACGCCGTCACGAGTTGCATTCACCGTCACCCCGGCGCAAGCCGGGGCCCACTAAATTCTCTCCTCACGCACAAAGCTGCTCGATGGATCCCGGCTTTCGCCGGGATGACGGCTGAGGGAAAACAACAGATTACTTGTAAGGGAGCGCGTTGATGCCCACCAATATCCTCATGCCCGCGCTATCGCCCACGATGGAAAAGGGCAAGCTCGCCAAGTGGCTCAAGAAGGAAGGCGACAGCGTCAAGTCCGGCGACATCCTCGCCGAGATCGAGACCGACAAGGCGACGATGGAAGTCGAGGCCGTCGATGAAGGCGTCGTCGGCAAGATCCTGATCGCCGAAGGCACCGACGATGTGGCGGTCAACACGCCGATCGCAGTGCTTCTGGGCGAGGGCGAGAAAGCCTCCGACATCAAGGCGCAAGCAGCACCTGCCGCGCCGAAACCAGCCGCTCCCGCAGCGGCTCCCGCGAGCCCAGCGACGGCAAAGGCGGAAGCGCCGGCCGCCAAACCTCAGGCAGCGGCACCCGCCGCGAAGACCAATGGCCAGGCTGGTGGGCGCGTCTTTGTCTCGCCGCTGGCGCGACGCATCGCCAGGGAGAAGGGCATCGACCTCGCCGGTCTCCAGGGTTCGGGTCCGCATGGGCGGATCGTGCTGAAGGACGTCGAGACCGCCAAGCCCGGCGCCAAGGCGCCGGCTGCCGCGGCGGCGGGCGCTCCCGCCCAGCTGGCCGCCCCCATGGCCGACGACGCCATCGTCAAGCTCTTCGAGCCGGGCTCCTTCGAGGTCGTGCCGCATGACGGCATGCGCAAGATCATCGCCTCGCGTCTCATGCAGGCGAAGCAGACCATCCCGCATTTCTATCTGACCATCACCTGCGATCTCGAAAATCTCCTCGGCGTGCGCGAGCGGCTCAATGCCCATGCGCCGCGCGACAAGGAGAAGAACCCGGCCTGGAAATTGTCGGTCAATGATTTTGTCATCAAGGCGATGGCGCTGGCGCTGCAGCGCGTGCCCGACGCCAATGCCACCTGGACCGAAGGCGGCATGCTGAAGCACAGGCATTCGGATGTCGGCGTCGCGGTGGCCATCGAGGGCGGCCTCTTCACGCCCGTCATCCGCAAGGCCGAGACCAAAACGCTGTCCGCCATCTCGCTCGAGATGAAGGATCTGGCAGCCCGCGCCAGGAAGCGCCGCCTCGCGCCGCATGAATATCAGGGCGGCACCACCGCCATCTCCAATCTCGGCATGTTTGGCATCGAGAATTTCTCCGCCGTGATCAACCCGCCGCATGCGACGATCCTGGCGGTCGGCGCCGGCGAGAAGAAGCCCGTCGTGGTCGGCGACAAGATCGAGATCCGCACCCAGATGATGTGTACGCTCTCGGTCGACCACCGTGTCGTCGACGGCGCCCTCGGCGCCCAGCTGTTGCAGGCCTTCAAGGTGCTCATCGAAGAGCCGGCGCTGATGATGGCGTAAGGGCGCCGCCGTGAAGAGCATCCTTGCTTTCGGGGACTCGCTCACCTGGGGCTTCAAGGCAGGCAGCTGGACACGTCATGCTTTCGAGGATCGCTGGCCGAATGTGCTGGCGGCGGGGCTCGATGGGAAGGCGCGCGTCATAGAGGAAGGCCAGAACGGCCGCATGACGGTGCATGACGATCCCTATGTGCTCGAGAACCGCAGCGGCGCGGTGGCGCTGCCGATCGCGCTCTCGACCCATCAGCCACTCGATCTCGTGATCATCATGCTGGGCACCAACGACCTCAAATGGGAAGGGCGCCAGCGCGCCTTCGAAGCGCGTCTCGGCATGGCGCGGCTCGTCGAGATCGTCCGCACTTTTGCCTACAAGCCGGGCGGCACCGTGCCGCAGATCCTGCTGATGTCGCCGCCGCATCTCGGCAAGACCGAGGATGAGGATTTCGCCGGGTATTTCGAGCATGCCCTCGCCGAGTCGAAGAATCTCGGCGCCCAATATGCGAGGCTCGCCGGCGAGACGAATTGTTTTTACTTCGACGCAGCGAGCGTGGCGACGGCCGATCCGACCGACGGCGTGCATCTCGATGCGGCGAATACACGTGCCATCGGCACGGGCCTTGTGCCGGTGGTAAAGGAAATTCTGAGTTTGTGAGGAGGGCCCCATGGCCGATACGGAATTTGACATCATCATCATCGGCTCTGGCCCCGGCGGCTATGTGACCGCCATCCGCTCGGCCCAGCTTGGCTTCAAGACCGCCATTGTCGAGCGTGAGCATCTGGGCGGCATCTGCCTCAACTGGGGCTGCATTCCGACCAAGGCGCTGCTGCGCTCGGCCGAGATTTATCACTACATGCAGCATGCCAAGGACTACGGCCTTTCCGCCGAGAAGGTCGGCTTTGACGCCAAGGCGGTGGTGCAGCGCTCGCGCGCCGTCTCCGGGCGCCTCAATATGGGTGTCGGCGGCTTGCTTAAGAAAAACAAGGTGCAGGTGATCTGGGGCGAAGCGAAGCTCGGCAAAGCGGGCGAGGTGATCGTCACCGATACGTCCAAGGCGCCGATGCAGCCGCAGCATGCGCCACCGCGCGGCACGATTGGGCCCGGCACCTACAAGGCCAAGCATATCATCATCGCCACCGGCGCCAGGCCCCGCGTGCTGCCCGGCCTCGAGCCCGACGGCAAGCTGGTCTGGACCTATTTCGAGGCCATGGTGCCGCCGGAGATGCCGAAGTCGCTTCTGGTCGTGGGCTCGGGCGCCATCGGGATCGAATTCGCCTCTTTCTATCAGGCGATGGGCGTCGATGTGACAGTGGTCGAGATCGTTGACCAGATCATGCCGGTCGAGGATGCCGAGATCGCCAAGATTGCCCAGAAGCAACTTGAGAAGCGCGGACTCAAGATCAAGACCGGCGCCAAGGTGACGGCGCTGAAGAAGTCCGGCAATTCGGTGACGGCGACGATCGAGCAGGGTGGATCGAAGTCGGATCTCACTGTGGATCGCGTCATCTCAGCCGTCGGCGTCGTCGGTAATATCGAGAATCTCGGCCTCGAGGCCCTGGGTATCAAGACCGAGAAAGGCTGCATCGTTGCCGACGGTTACGGCCGCACCAATGTGCCGGGCATCTATGCCATCGGCGATGTGGCTGGTCCGCCGATGCTGGCGCACAAGGCCGAGCATGAAGGCGTCATCTGCGTCGAGAAGATCAAGGGCCTCGACGCTCATCCCATGGACAAGAACAAGATCCCGGGCTGCACCTATTGCCATCCCCAGGTCGCCTCCGTCGGCCTCACCGAAGCGAAGGCAAAGGCCGCCGGCCACGAAGTCAAGATCGGCCGCTTCCCCTTCCTGGCGAATGGCAAGGCCATTGCGCTCGGCGAGGATCAGGGCCTCGTCAAGACGATCTTCGACGCCAAGACCGGCCAGTTGCTCGGCGCGCATATGGTCGGCGCCGAAGTGACGGAACTGATCCAGGGCTTCGTGATCGCCATGGGCCTGGAGACGACGGAAGAGGAGCTGATCCACGCGGTCTTCCCGCATCCGACCCTTTCCGAAATGATGCATGAAAGCGTGCTCGACGCTTATGGCCGCGTCATTCACATGTGAGCGATCCGCAGCATCCTATCGTCGTCCCGGCCTAAGCCGGGATGCACTGAAATCGTCAGTCGTTCGGGATCCCGACTTTCGTCGGGATGACGGACGAGTGTTAGCTGGCGGGAAACATGGCTGCACTGCCGAATTTGCAAAAGTGAGCCTCCGTTCCTAAGAAAGAACAGTGCTAGCCTGAATCATCCCATTGTCGGGACTAGAGTTGCTGAGGAGTGCCGTATGTCCGTACTTGCCGATATCTCGACCGAACTTGACGCCATCCGGGCGCAATCCTTGTGGAAGACCGAACGGCCGATCGTCTCGCCCCAGGACGGGCATATCAAGGTCATACGCGACGGCGCCCGCCATGAGGTGCTCAATTTCTGCGCCAACAACTATCTGGGCCTCGCCGATCATCCGGCGCTCATCGCGGCGGCGAAGGCGGCGATGGAGACCCACGGCCTCGGCATGGCCTCGGTGCGCTTCATCTGCGGGACGACCGATCTGCATCGCGAGCTCGAAGCCAAGATCGCCGATTATGTGCAGCAGGAAGACAGCATACTTTATGCCGCCTGTTTCGATGCCAATGGTGGCGTGTTTGAGCCTTTGTTCGGGGCCGAGGACGCCATCGTGTCGGACAGCCTCAACCATGCCTCGATCATCGACGGCATACGGCTCTCCAAGGCGAAGCGCTTCCGCTACCGCAACGGTGACATGAACGATCTCGAGGCACAGCTGAAAGCCGCGCGCGGCGAAGGCGCGCGCCGTGTCATCGTCGTGACGGACGGCGTCTTCTCGATGGACGGCTATCTGGCGAAACTCGGCCAGATCAGGAAACTCGCCGACGCCCATGATGCCATGATCATGGTGGACGACTGTCATGCCACCGGCTTCATCGGTCCGCAGGGACGGGGAACGCCGGCGCGGGCCGGCATCAGCGTCGATATCATCACCGGCACGCTCGGCAAGGCGCTCGGCGGCTCGGCCGGCGGCTTCGTGGCCGCAGCGAAGCCCATCGTCGATCTCCTGCGCCAGCGCTCCAGACCCTATCTTTTCTCCAACGCGCTGCCGCCGCCGATCGTCGGTGCCGCCATCCCCGCCATCGATATGGCGAGACGCGGCGATGAACTGCGCAACGGACTTTTCGACAATGCAAGGCGGTTCCGCATCGCCATGAGCAAATCCGGCTTCAATCTGCTGCCCGGCGAGCATCCGATCATCCCAGTGATGCTGGGCGAGGCCAAACTCGCCCAGGACATGGCGGCAAAGCTCTATGAGCGGGGCATCTATGTGACGGGCTTCTTCTATCCGGTGGTGCCGCAAGGTGCGGCCCGAATCCGCACCCAGATGTCGGCCGCCCATACGCCGCAGGATATTGACAAGGCCGCCGCGGCATTTACGGAAGTGGGCAAGGAACTCGGGGTGATCTGATGCGGGCACTGGTTAAGGCCGAACGGAAAGAAGGCCTGGTTATGCGGGACGAACCGGTCCCGGAGATCGGTCCTGACGACATTCTGATCAAGGTCAGGAAAACCGGCATCTGCGGCACCGACCTGCATATCTGGAAATGGGACGAATGGGCCCAGAAGACCATTCCGGTGCCGATGGTGGTGGGCCATGAGTTCTCCGGCGTCGTCGAGGCGATCGGCACCCATGTCCGCACCGTCAAGGTAGGCGACCGGGTGTCGGGCGAGGGCCATCTCATCGGCATGAAGAGCCGCATGGCGCGTGCCGGTCATTTCCATCTCGACCCCGAGACCAAGGGGGTCGGCGTCAATGTGCCGGGTGCTTTCGCCGAATATCTCAAGATTCCGGCCTTCAACGCCATCCATCTGCCGACCGAGGTCGATGACGAGATCGCCTCCATCCTCGATCCCCTGGGCAATGCCGTCCACACCGCGCTTTCCTTCGACCTGGTCGGCGAGGACGTGCTGATCACCGGCGCCGGGCCCATCGGCATCATGGCGGCGGCGGTCTGCCGTCATGTCGGCGCCCGCCATGTGGTGGTGACCGATATCAATGACTACCGCCTCGACCTCTGCCGGGAAGTGGCGGACGTCGTGGCCGTCAACGTCTCGCGTGAGGATCTGCGTTCGGTCATGGACCGCATCGGCATGCGCGAAGGCTTCGATATCGGGCTTGAGATGTCGGGGGCGCCCAAAGCCTTCGACCAGATGGTCGAGCATATGATCATGGGCGGCAAGATCGCCATGCTCGGCATCCCTTCGGGCAAGACACCGGTCGACTGGAATTCGGTGATCTTCAAGTCGCTGACCATAAAGGGCATCTATGGCCGCGAGATGTTCGAGACCTGGTACAAGATGATCGCCATGCTGCAATCGGGCCTCGATATCCGCAAGGTCATCACCCATCGCATGAAGGCGACCGACTTCGCACAAGGGTTTGCCTTGATGAAGCAGGGTTCCTGCGGCAAGGTCGTTCTGGACTGGAGCAACTGAACATGGCAGGGGACCGATTATGCTGGTTGCTTATGGTACTGCCAATGGCTGCCTGACCGAGTTCCCCCAGTCGGACAAGCCGGTCATCCCGCCGGGCACAGTTTGGATAGATCTGGTCGAGCCGACCCACACGGAGGAAGCCACCGTGGAGGAGGGGCTCGGCATCGACATTCCGACGCGCGAGGAATTGGCCGAGATCGAGGCGTCGAGCCGGCTCTATTCCGAGGACGGCGCCTTCTTCATGACCGCCAATCTGATCCGCCGGGGCGAGAACGATCGCCCTGAATCCTCGCCCGTCACCTTCATCATCAAGGAAAACCAGCTCGTCACCATCCGCTACCATCATCCGCAGGCCTTCCCGGTCTATGTGCGCCGGGCGATGAAGCCGCAGGTGACCTCGATGTCGGGCTGGGGCGTGCTGATCAGCCTCCTGGAAGCGGTGGTCGACCGGGCCGCCGACCATCTCGAGCGCGTCGGCACGATCGTCGATGAAACGTCGCGCCGGATCTTCGATTCCGATCGCCATTCGCGTAATCGCCGCGTCCGCAAGAAG
This genomic stretch from Nordella sp. HKS 07 harbors:
- a CDS encoding SGNH/GDSL hydrolase family protein; the encoded protein is MKSILAFGDSLTWGFKAGSWTRHAFEDRWPNVLAAGLDGKARVIEEGQNGRMTVHDDPYVLENRSGAVALPIALSTHQPLDLVIIMLGTNDLKWEGRQRAFEARLGMARLVEIVRTFAYKPGGTVPQILLMSPPHLGKTEDEDFAGYFEHALAESKNLGAQYARLAGETNCFYFDAASVATADPTDGVHLDAANTRAIGTGLVPVVKEILSL
- the kbl gene encoding glycine C-acetyltransferase, with the protein product MSVLADISTELDAIRAQSLWKTERPIVSPQDGHIKVIRDGARHEVLNFCANNYLGLADHPALIAAAKAAMETHGLGMASVRFICGTTDLHRELEAKIADYVQQEDSILYAACFDANGGVFEPLFGAEDAIVSDSLNHASIIDGIRLSKAKRFRYRNGDMNDLEAQLKAARGEGARRVIVVTDGVFSMDGYLAKLGQIRKLADAHDAMIMVDDCHATGFIGPQGRGTPARAGISVDIITGTLGKALGGSAGGFVAAAKPIVDLLRQRSRPYLFSNALPPPIVGAAIPAIDMARRGDELRNGLFDNARRFRIAMSKSGFNLLPGEHPIIPVMLGEAKLAQDMAAKLYERGIYVTGFFYPVVPQGAARIRTQMSAAHTPQDIDKAAAAFTEVGKELGVI
- the corA gene encoding magnesium/cobalt transporter CorA — protein: MLVAYGTANGCLTEFPQSDKPVIPPGTVWIDLVEPTHTEEATVEEGLGIDIPTREELAEIEASSRLYSEDGAFFMTANLIRRGENDRPESSPVTFIIKENQLVTIRYHHPQAFPVYVRRAMKPQVTSMSGWGVLISLLEAVVDRAADHLERVGTIVDETSRRIFDSDRHSRNRRVRKKAPNLPELLEKIGEEGDFNSKMRESLVSTGRLAAFMTAIIEPKKQTREMKDHRARIKILQRDILSLTDHATFLSGKIAFLLDAVLGMISIEQNGIIKIFSVAAVVFLPPTLVASIYGMNFNIMPELKWEYGYPLAIGLMILSAILPYVYFKRKGWL
- the tdh gene encoding L-threonine 3-dehydrogenase, which produces MRALVKAERKEGLVMRDEPVPEIGPDDILIKVRKTGICGTDLHIWKWDEWAQKTIPVPMVVGHEFSGVVEAIGTHVRTVKVGDRVSGEGHLIGMKSRMARAGHFHLDPETKGVGVNVPGAFAEYLKIPAFNAIHLPTEVDDEIASILDPLGNAVHTALSFDLVGEDVLITGAGPIGIMAAAVCRHVGARHVVVTDINDYRLDLCREVADVVAVNVSREDLRSVMDRIGMREGFDIGLEMSGAPKAFDQMVEHMIMGGKIAMLGIPSGKTPVDWNSVIFKSLTIKGIYGREMFETWYKMIAMLQSGLDIRKVITHRMKATDFAQGFALMKQGSCGKVVLDWSN
- the lpdA gene encoding dihydrolipoyl dehydrogenase, whose product is MADTEFDIIIIGSGPGGYVTAIRSAQLGFKTAIVEREHLGGICLNWGCIPTKALLRSAEIYHYMQHAKDYGLSAEKVGFDAKAVVQRSRAVSGRLNMGVGGLLKKNKVQVIWGEAKLGKAGEVIVTDTSKAPMQPQHAPPRGTIGPGTYKAKHIIIATGARPRVLPGLEPDGKLVWTYFEAMVPPEMPKSLLVVGSGAIGIEFASFYQAMGVDVTVVEIVDQIMPVEDAEIAKIAQKQLEKRGLKIKTGAKVTALKKSGNSVTATIEQGGSKSDLTVDRVISAVGVVGNIENLGLEALGIKTEKGCIVADGYGRTNVPGIYAIGDVAGPPMLAHKAEHEGVICVEKIKGLDAHPMDKNKIPGCTYCHPQVASVGLTEAKAKAAGHEVKIGRFPFLANGKAIALGEDQGLVKTIFDAKTGQLLGAHMVGAEVTELIQGFVIAMGLETTEEELIHAVFPHPTLSEMMHESVLDAYGRVIHM
- a CDS encoding pyruvate dehydrogenase complex dihydrolipoamide acetyltransferase — protein: MPTNILMPALSPTMEKGKLAKWLKKEGDSVKSGDILAEIETDKATMEVEAVDEGVVGKILIAEGTDDVAVNTPIAVLLGEGEKASDIKAQAAPAAPKPAAPAAAPASPATAKAEAPAAKPQAAAPAAKTNGQAGGRVFVSPLARRIAREKGIDLAGLQGSGPHGRIVLKDVETAKPGAKAPAAAAAGAPAQLAAPMADDAIVKLFEPGSFEVVPHDGMRKIIASRLMQAKQTIPHFYLTITCDLENLLGVRERLNAHAPRDKEKNPAWKLSVNDFVIKAMALALQRVPDANATWTEGGMLKHRHSDVGVAVAIEGGLFTPVIRKAETKTLSAISLEMKDLAARARKRRLAPHEYQGGTTAISNLGMFGIENFSAVINPPHATILAVGAGEKKPVVVGDKIEIRTQMMCTLSVDHRVVDGALGAQLLQAFKVLIEEPALMMA
- a CDS encoding pyruvate dehydrogenase complex E1 component subunit beta, which codes for MPNILMPALSPTMEEGKLAKWLKKVGDSVKSGDVIAEIETDKATMEVEAVDEGKLTEILVPEGTENVKVNTPIAVILGEGEAAPAPVAKPAEAAPAEKPAAAPKAEARSEAPAAPAIASSSLRDPEVPEGTEMVQMTVREALRLAMSDEMRRDKDVFLMGEEVGQYQGAYKISQGMLDEFGPERVIDTPITEHGFTGIAVGAGFAGLKPIVEFMTFNFAMQAMDHIINSAAKTLYMAGGQMGCSIVFRGPNGAAARVAAQHSQDYAAWYSSVPGLKVVMPYTAADALGLMKSAIRDPNPVIFLENEILYGKSFEVPKVEDWIVPIGKAKVARPGKHVTIVSFGIGMTYALGAADKLAADGIEAEVIDLRTIRPMDIATVVESVKKTNRCVTVEEAWPQCSVGSEIAAQLMTHAFDYLDAPVARVNGKDVPMPYAANLEKLALPNVDDVVQAAKSVLYV